GGGGTGAGCACGCGGATCTGCGCAGCGGCGTCAGCGTCTCCGCCGTCGGCGCTCTGGAGCATGTCACCGGCGCAGAAGACGAGTCCGAGTGCGGCTTCGGCCTCGGCCTGCAGGGGCAGCAGCGTCCTGCGCATCAAGGGTGCTTCGATGAGGGGCTTGCCGAAGACGACGCGCTGCCGGGCATGGGCGAGCGCCTCGTTGATCGAGCGGCGCATGAGCGCGGTGGCGCGCATGGCATTCGACAGGCGGGAGGTGTTGACCATCTCCGCCATCTGCCGGAAACCGCGCTCGAGCTGACCGACCTGGACGGCGTAGGCGCCGTCGAGGGTGACCTCGCCGCTGGGCATCGACCTGGTGCCGAGCTTGTCCTTGAGGCGGTCGATGACATAGGAGTTCTTCGTTCCGTCCGGACGGAGCTTGGGCAGCATGAACAGGCCGACACCGCGGGTGGACTCGTCCCCTCCGGGGAACCGGGCAAGGGTGAGGATGATGTCCGCGTCGGGGTTCGAGGCGAACCATTTGCGTCCCGACAGTGCCCAGTTCTCACCCTCGCGTTCGGCCACGGTCGACGTCTGGGAGATGTCGGTCCCCGCCTGGATCTCGGTCATGAACATCGCACCGGTGAACCGACGGTCGGGATCGGTCGAGATCAGCCGCTCGATCGCCTCGGCGATCTGCTCACCTTCACCGAACTTCCGCAGGGTTCGGGCGGCGGCGTCGGTCATCGACACCGGGCAGGCCAGACCGAATTCGGCCTGGACGAAGACGTAGGACAGGATGTACTTCACCAGGTGAGGGGGCACATCGACCCAGCCGTGCAGTCCGCGATGGGACAGTGCCGAAAGCCCGTATTCCTCGTAGGCGGCCCTGACCAGCTGTTGGTAGCTGTGGTGGTAGTGGATCTCGTCGACCCGATCACCCTCCCGATCGAACTGGGACAGCGTCGGCGGATTCTTGTCCGCGATATCCGCCAGCGGGGCGAGCCTGTCGGCAGCATCGGCGCCGAGGGCGGAGAGGACAGGGGACAGCAGCTGCCGGTCGGCCGGGTCGAGGTAGGACTCGATGAGCGGCCGCAGAGCGGGGTCGAGGTCGACGTAATTCATGGTTCCTTCTTCTGTGGTCGTGTGGGTGCGACTCAGCGCACCGCAGTGGATTCGGGGGTCGCCTCGGCGCGGTGCCCTGGCTCCCCTTCTCGGTCGGTCCAGGTCTTCCCGCGCAGCAGGAGGGACATGCACACGAGAGAGAGGATGACGTAGCCGAGGCCGAGGCAGACGACGGTCCAGATCGAACCGGTTGCGCCCAGCAGGGCCTGGCTGAGGAAGGGCGCGGTGCCGGCGAACAATGCCGTCGAGACCTGGTAGGCCACGGAGATGCCGGTGTAGCGGATCATGGTGGGGAACAGCTGGGCGAGCACTCCGGCGAGCGCCGCGTAGTACATCGCATGCGGTGCGGTGGCCAGCACCATGCCGAGCATCGCCAAGCCGAAGTTTCCGGTCTGGATCAGCACGAACATCAACGGAAGCACCACCAGCTCGGGCAGCAGCATGGTGAGAACGGCCTTGCGGGGGTTGATCTTCGAGGTGAGGATGGCGCCGAAAGGCTGGATGATCACCTGGGCGATGAGGGCGACGGTGACGATCTGGAGGAATTCGGTGCGGCCGAAGTCCAGATCGGTCGTTGCCCAGGACAGCGCGAAGGTGGTTTTGACGTAGGTGATCGCCACACCGGTGACGACCGCGCCGATGGCCAGCGAGACGACCTTCCAATGGTCGCGCAGCAGTTCGACGATCGGGGTGCGTTTCTGCGGTTCCTTCTGGGTCGCGGCGATCATCTCAGGGGATTCGGTGATCTTGAGACGGATGTAGAGGCCGACGACGATGAGGATCGCCGAGGCGAGGAAGGGGATTCGCCAACCCCAGGCTCCGAAGTTCTCGGCACTCATGTAGGTCAGTCCGAGGAAGGCGACCGTGGCCAGCAGGTTGCCCACGGGTGAGCCCTGCTGGGCGAAGGCACCGTAGAGGATCTTCTTCCCCGGGGGCGCGAACTCGGTCGCGATGAGGACGGCGCCGCCCCATTCGCCGCCCATGGCCACGCCCTGGATGATGCGGAGGACGACGAGGAGGATGGGAGCGGTGAAGCCGATCTGCTCGTAGGTGGGGAGGAGCCCGACGCCGACGGTGGCCAGGCCCATGAGCAGGAGCGTGGTGATGACGGTGTTCTTGCGGCCGAATTTGTCGCCGAAGTGCCCGAAGACGATGCCGCCGAGAGGGCGTGCGATGAAGCCGACGGCAAAGGTGGCGAAGGCCGCCAGTGTACCCATCGCGGGGCTGACGTCTGGAAAGAAGAGCTTGCCCAGCACCAACGCCGAGGCGGTGCCGTAGATGTAGAAGTCGAACCATTCGATGGTGGTGCCGATGAAGGCTGCGGTCCCGGCCCGCCGTCCCTGCTTGGGGTCGATCGCCGGTGCCGGTGTCGCTTCCGTGTCCGGGATCGACGCTGATCCGTTGTTGCTCATGTGGTCTCTCTTGTTCGGTGGTGTCTCGTGTGTGCCTGTCATCACTGTTCCACTTGTATTACTCGGAGTCCAAGACGTAATCTCGAGGTTATTATTTGCGAATTCTTATCAATGGAGGTTCGGCGACATTACTCGGCCGCCGTCTTTCAACGGGAGGACCTCGGGATGGAGCTGCGACACTTCGCTGCGTTCACCGCTGTGGCTCAGGAGCTGCATTTCGGGCGGGCCGCTGAGGCTCTGCACATCGCCCAGCCTGCATTGAGCCAGATGATCCGCTCGCTCGAGAGGGATCTGGGTGTCCAGCTCTTCGAACGCACCACGCGCCGGGTCAGGCTCACCTCCTCGGGGGAAGCGCTGCTCGAACCCGCACAGGCGATTCAGGCTCAGGTCGACGGGGCCAGACGCATCGCTCGGGCCGCGCAAGAAGGAGTGGTCGGACGTGTGCGGATCGGCTTCGGCGGCAGCAGCGGCTACTCGATCCTGTCCCGGCTCTCTCGCGAGGTGGCCAGTCGGCAGCCGGGAATCAGCCTCGACCTGCAGCCGCAGACGTATTCGGGCGAGGCCGCTCTGGCAGTCCGCGATGGACTGATGGATCTGGCGATCGTCAGTCCGCCCTCGCCGGCCGGTGTCGATGTCCATGTCATCCGGCAGGAACGAGTCATGGTCGCCGTCCCCGCCGGCCACGACCTCGCCGACAGGGACCTCGTGTCGATGGCTGATCTCGCCGAGCAGCCGTTCATCTCCTACGCGCCGTCGCATGGTTCGCAGGTACGCGAGGTGATGATGCGCCTGGCCGACGAGGCGGGATTCCTCCCACACATCGCCCAGGAAGCGCCCGACCCCTACAGCCTGCTCGCCCTGGTCGGCGCACAGATCGGGATCGCGATCGTCGTCGAGTCCTCCGACCACATCCGCATCGACGGCGTCACCTATATTCCGCTCGCCGAGGGTGGAGATGCGTTCACACTGGCACTCGGGTGGCGCCGCAACAACCCTTCGGAGGCCCTGGCGCGGGTGATCGAGATCGTCCGCGAGATCCTGCCGGAGGCGGCTGAGGAGTGAGTCTATGACAGCATCGAGAAATCTTGAAGACTATGCTGCGAAGATGCGCGAATATGTGCAGTCGGGGTCCGACCTGGAGGTCGACGTGCGCTTCGTCGATATGCTCGCAGATCGCGCATCTCGCATACTCGACATCGGGTGTGGAATCGGCAGCGCTGTCAATGGGCTGCGAGTCAAGGGCCATGGGGCTTATGGAATCGACCCGAGTTCCGAGGTTCTGACCGTCGCCGGCGAGCTCTACGACCCGGCGTGGTTCCGTCGCATAGGTGCCGCTGACATCTCGACTGAGACGCTGGTCGACGAAGGACTGCCGCAGAGCTTCGACCTCGTCCTCATGTCCGGCAATGTACCCGCGTTCATTCCAGACCTGGATGATGCGGTCGCTCGGATCGCGGAGGTTCTTCGGCCCGGCGGCCTGCTCATCATCGGGACAAGCACACATGCACGAGGTGGGCCGAGCGATCAGGATTCTGCGTGCGCGGCCGCGGACCTTCAGGTCGAGCATCGATTCGGCGATTGGCACCTCGGGTCGTTCGACCATGGCTCGCCGTGGTCGGTCAGTGTCTTCTCCCGCCCAGGAGCCGGGCCGCACCACGGTTCGCCGGATGGGATGTTCGTCCTCCGGTAACACCGTCTGACGCCTCGCGAGTTACTTCAGCACGGGCGGCTGCAGGTGGGACGATCACATGCTGCCCGCTGCGGGCCCGGCGATTCCTACCAGGCGATCACGTGGGGGACGCTTACGTGCTTGAGCCCCTCGAGCCCGAACTCGAGGCCGAAGCCCGACTTCTTCACGCCGCCGAAGGGGATGCGCGGATCCACGGCGCCGTGCTTGTTGATCCAAGTCGTTCCCGCCTCCAGCCGGGCCGCGACCTTCTTGCATTCTTCGAGGTCGCCGCCCCAGACGGAGGAGCCGAGTCCGACTTCGAGTTCATTGGCCCAGCCGATGGCCTGTTCGAGATCGGAATATCTGATGATCGGCAGGACGGGGCCGAACTGCTCCTCGGCGACCAGCGGGTTGTCGTTGTCGATGTCGGCGACGAGCGTGGTCGGGTAGAAGTAGCCCGGCTGCTCGGCCTGCGGGTCGCCGCCGGTGAGCACGCGAGCTCCACCGTCCTTGGCCGCCTGGACGAGCCCGGCGACGATGTCGTACTGCTGCTTGTTCTGCAGCGGTCCCAGCACGTTCTCCTCTTCGAGACCCACACCCATGGGTGACTGCTCGGCCACCTCGACGAGGGCGTCGCAGACCTGGTCGTAGAGGGAATCGGGTACGTAGAGGCGCTTCATCGCGGCACAGGTCTGACCGGTATTGATGAACGCACCCCAGAACAGATCACCGGCAATGGCGGCGGGATCGGCGTCCTCGAGCACGATCCCCGCATCGTTGCCGCCCAGCTCCAGCGTCAGCCTGGCCAGAGTGTCCGCAGCCGAGCGCATGATGGCCTGACCGGTCTTCGTCGAGCCGGTGAACATGATCTTGTCCACATCCGCATGGGAGGTCAGTGCCGCCCCGACCTCCCCGGAGCCGGGAACCGCGGTGAGGACGTCTGCGGGCAGGACCTGATTGACCACCGCGACGAGTGCCTGCACCGACAGCGGTGTGTACTCGGAGGGCTTGAGGACGACGGTGTTGCCCATCTTCAGTGAGGGAGCGAACTGCCAGACCGAGATCATCATCGGCCAGTTCCAGGGACCGACCGCACCGACGACGCCGATGGGTCCGTAGTGGAGCTCGGCGTGGGTGTCCTCATCGTCGACGAGGACCTCGGGTTCGAGTTCGAAGGCGGCGTTGGCGCGCAGCCATGCGGCGCAGGCGCCGACCTCGAAGCGGGCGTTGGGCCCGTTGAGCGGCTTGCCCTGCTCGCGCGAGAGCAGTTCGGCCAGCGCCTCGGCGGAGGCCTCGATCGCATCGGCGGCCCGATTCAGCAGCTCGCTGCGGTCCTTCGAGGTCCGTCCTGCCCAGTCCGGCTGGACCTTGCGGGCGCCGGCGACGGCGGTGTCGATGTCGGCTGTGCTCCCCTCACGGGTGCGGCCGACGATCTCGCCGGTGGCGGGGTCGAGCAGTTCACGTCCATGGGAGTCCTCGATGGACGAGCGCAGTCCTGCGAAAGTGGTGAAATCGGTGCTCATGATTCTCCTTTTCTGGGGGTGTGCGTAATCGTGGTGTGTGTGCGTGATCGCGGGGTGTGTGCGTGATCGCGGGGTGGACTCTCAGCCCAGGCTTCCACCTGTTCCGATGCCTGCATAGCGCTGGGGGTTCCTCGACCGGAGGACGAGGGCCCAGACGGTGCCGAAGACTCCGGGCACCAGCACAATGGCGGGCAGCAGCCAGAAGAGCACCGAGGCGCCTTCGAGGCCGATGAGGACGTTGAAGTTGATGACGATGGAGACGAAGAGGACGATCAGCCCGACCGCCGAGAGCCCGGGTGCGATGCCCCGCGTCCACAGCGAGTACTCCTCAGCATGCGAACGGAGGAAGCCGACCACCGCGATGGCCGTCAGCGCCATGAGGAGTACGAGCCCGAAGGCGCCCATGTTCGTCAGCCAGGTGAACAGTGTGACGACGGGAAACAGCGGATCCTCACTGCCGGATCCGGCGATCGCGAAGACGAGGATGACGATGAGGGCCAGAGCCGACTGGGCCAGGGAGCCGGCGATGGGGGCACCCGAACGACGTGAGGTTCTGGCCAGGAGCTTCGGCAGCACCCGGTCACGGCCGAGGGCGAAGAAGTAGCGGGCGACGATGTTGTGGAAGGCTACGAGCGCGGCCAGCAGCGAGGTGAGGAAGAGCAGGTTCGCGAGGTCGACGAACCACACCGGACCATGTTCTCTCAGGAAGACGAACATGAGGTCGGGCCCGAACTCCTGGGAGCGTCCGACGACGTTCGAGGCGCCCTCGGCGACGGTCATTGCCCAGGCGGAGAACGCATAGAAGACGGCGATGACGGACACCGCGATGATCGTCGCCCGCCCTGCCGTGCGCTTGGGGTCCTTGACCTCTTCGTTGTAGATCGCCCCCGATTCGAACCCCATGAACGCGGCGATCGAGAAGGCCAGGGCGGCACCGACCCCCGGAGCGAAAAGCTGGTCCGGCAGCATCCCGTCGGCAGTGACGCCTTCGGGGCTGTGGGCAAAGCCGATGATGTCGAAGACGATGACGATGAGAAACTCGGTGCCGACGATGACCCCGAGGACCTTCGCGGAGAAGTCGACCCTCAAGACACCCATGATTCCGACGATCACCCAGGCGATCAGTGCGCAGACCCACCAAGTCACCTGCAGACCGAACAGCGAGTCGAGGAAGGAGGAGAAGACGAAGCCGAACATTCCCGCGATGCCGATCTGCATCGAATTGTAGGCCACGAGCGCGGTCAGCGCCGCTCCCATTCCCACAGGCTTGCCCAGCCCCTTGGAGATATAGGCGAAGAAGGCACCGGCGTTGTGCACGTGCCGACTCATCGCCGCATAGCCGATCGCGAAGAGGACGAGGATGATGCCCAGGACGATGAACGACAGCGGGATCCCCAGCAGCCCGGTGACCGCGAAGTTGCTCGGGACTCCGCCTGCGACCACGGTCAGCGGCGCCGAGGCGGCGATGATCATGAAGACGAGCGCGAGAGTGCCGATGCGGCGGGAGTCGAGCCCCGTGGCGCCCGGTTCGCCGGAGATGCCGGTCGACTCGCTTCCGATGCCGAGATTCACGCCCATGTGATTCCCCTTACGATAGTGGCTGTACCATCAGGTTCTCTCATCGGCTGTGCGCGTGTCTTGGCTCTGTGGGCACGGCTCTTGACGTTCGGCGCAGTTCCAGAAGCCGCGGGGCGCACTCAGTTCAGGGAGTTCCGTCGGAACTGAGCCGGCGGGCTGCCGACAACGCTGCGGAAGAGCCGGGAGAAATGAGCCGGGTCGCTCAGGCCCCACCGGGCGCCGATTGCGGCGACCGGCACCTGAGCCTGCAGTGGGTCGGCGAGGTCCTGACGACAGCGAGCGATCCGACGGCGGCGGATCTCGCCGGATACGGTGTCGCCGCTGCCTTCGAAGACCTGGTGAAGGGCACGGACCGACATGAAATGTGCGGCGGCGATCGTCGACGGCGACAGCAGCGGGTCGGCGAGGTTGGCGTCGATGTGACCGGTGATCTCCGCCCACAGCCGCTGCCTCTCCCCCGGCACCTCCGCCTCGGCGAGTTCATCGGCCATGACGGTGGTGAGCAGGTCGACGACGTTGCCGGCCAACCGGACGCCCACCGATCTGCCGAGTGTGGGCAGCATCGCCCCGGCCTGAGTGATGATCTGCGTGGCGACGGCTCCGAGCTGATGCTCGGCGCCGATCGAGGTGGCGGTGAGCTGACGGACGGTGTCGGAGGGCAGGTTGACCCGCGACTGCGGGAACATCATCACATAGGAGGAGAAGTCGCTGTCGAAGCTCAGCGTGTAGGGGCGTGAGGTGTCGTAGATCGCCAGCGAACCCGGTGCCAGAGACACCTCACGACCGTCCTGGATGAGCAGCCCGTGCCCCTTGAGCTGGAGAGAGACCTTGTAGTAGCTGCTCGCAGTGTCGGCCCTGATGAGGTCGGGTGTACGCAGCACGGCGTGAGGGTTGGCGCCGATGTGGGACATGACGACGGAGTCGTAGTCGCGGGCGCTGATCGCTCCCCGGAAGCCGCCGCGACGCTGGGGCTCGGTGTCCAGCGGCACGAACGAGTCCGAGACGAGGGACTTCCATCCGTCGAAGTCCGAGGCTGTGCTCTCCAATAACATCTTCGTCCTCTGCCGAAACGACTGATCGGCGACCTCTGTGCCGGCGACCGCTTGGCGCTCACTCTATCCCCAACCACGCGGGGAGTCACGAGCAGTTCAGGATTGACCGACCGATTGGTCGTGATCGACCGACATCCGGGCGACGACATAGTCGAGCTGGCTGCGGAGCCCGGCGAAGTCGAAGGTCCCACCGCCGATGATCGCGGTGGTCTGTGCTCCGAGCAGGTACGTCAGCAGCACATCGGCCGCCGGCTCGAGGACCACCTCGGCGGCCAATTCCCCGTCGTCGTCGGCCTGGCGCAGCCAGCCGAGGATCCACGTGCGCCACAGGGCCATGGTCTCACGTGTGGTGCGGGCATGATCGGGACTCTGCGCGACCTCGGCGAGGAAGGACAGCACGACCCGAGCCTCGTCGTGGAGTTCGGGAGTGATCGGAAGGACCTCGTGGGCGAAGGCCCGCAGCGCAGGGACGCCCCGCAGATGCGCGGTCGAGAGTTCGACGCGGCGGTTCGTGGCCGCGAAGACGAAGAGGTAAGTGGCGGCGAGCAGGTCGGATTTGGAGGCGAAATAGGATTTGATCGCGCCATTGGCGAACCCGGCCTCGGCAGCGATGTCGCGCATCGTCGCCCCGGCCAGCCCCTGGCGGACGATGATGCGCAGGGTCGCGGCGACGAGTTCGCGGCGACGCTGGTCATGATCCACGATCTTGGGCATGCTCTCTCCGGTCTCCTGCTCTTGACTTTATTTTCTCCAAGCGTAGGTTATTACGTGAGTCAACACACATATCCTCGCTGCAAAGGTGCACACATGTCCTGCCATTCCACTCCCGCCGGGCTTACCCCGTTCTCGCTGCCGACCGAGGACGAGATCACGACAGTGACGTCGGTGATCCGCGATGCCGGGCACTTCCCCGCCGAGGCGCGACTGACCTACGTCGGTCTGCTCGATCCCGTCCGCGGCCAGGACCGCACCGTCGACGAGGTGGACCGTCGTTTCCGTGCCCTCGTCCTCGACAAGTCCGCCGGCACGGCCCGTGACATCATCGTCTCCGCGACGCATGCGCGCCTCGATTCCGTGACCGAGGTGGACTCCACCACAGACGGCGAGTTCCCCGTCATGGAGGAGGAATTCGAGCTCGTCGAGGAGGTCCTCGCCGCCGATCCGACGTGGCAGGAGATCCTCTCTCGTCGTGGCCTGCCCGTGGAACAGGTCCGTGTCGCACCGCTTTCGGCCGGCGTCTTCGAATATCCGGAGGAGTCGGGCAGGCGGATTCTGCGCGGGCTCGCCTTCCACCAGCAGCACGAGTCCGATTCCGCCTGGGCGCACCCCATCGACGGACTCGTCGCCTATGTCGATGTCACCAACAAGTCCGTCGACCAGATCCTCGACCTCGAGGACGTGCCGGTGCCCGGCGAGCACGGCAACTACACGGATCCGGAGCTGACCGGTCCGGTGCGCACCACGCAGAAGCCGATCGAGATCACCCAACCCCAGGGGCCCAGCTTCACCCTGTCCGGGGGCAATCACATCGAATGGGAGAAATGGTCATTCGACGTCGGCTTCGACATGCGTGAGGGTCTCGTCCTGCACAACATCGCCTTCAGAGACGGCGAGACCACCCGCACGATCCTCGACCGGGCCGCGATCGCGGAGATGGTCGTGCCCTACGGCGACCCCTCGCCGGTGCGGTCCTGGCAGAACTACTTCGACACCGGCGAATACCTCGTCGGACAGTGGGCGAACTCGCTCGAGCTGGGGTGTGACTGCCTGGGCGACATCACGTACCTGTCACCGTGGGTGGCGAACAACCTCGGCGAACCTCGACAGATCAAGAACGGGGTCTGCATGCACGAGGAGGATGCCTCAATCCTGGCCAAGCACTATGACCTGTGGTCGGACGTGGCCTACACCAGGCGCAATCGCCGCTTCGTCATCTCCTTCTTCACCACCGTCGGCAACTACGACTACGGCTTCTACTGGTACCTCTACCTCGACGGGACGATCGAGTTCGAGGCCAAGGCCACCGGCGTCGTCTTCACCTCGGCCCTGCCGAACGGCTCGAGTGATTTCGCCTCTGAGATCGCACCGGGACTCGGCGCCCCGTTCCACCAGCATCTCTTCGGGGCGCGCCTCGACTTCGCCCTCGACGGCGGCAAGTGCCGGGTCGAGGAGGAGGACGTCGTGCGCCTGCCGACCTCGCGGACCAACCCGCGCGGCAATGCCTTCAGCCGCAAGCGCACCGTGCTCGGCACAGAGCTGGCCGCCCAGCGCGACGCGTATCAGTCGAAGGCTCGGACCTGGGTCGTGTCGAACTCGGATTCGGTCAACCGCCTCGGCGAGCCTGTCGGCTACAAACTGCATCCGATGGGTCTGCCCACACTGCTCGCGGCCGAGGACTCGTCCATCCACCGTCGGGCGACGTTCGCATCGAAGGCACTGTGGGTGACGCAGTATCACGAGGACGAGCGCTATCCGACCGGGGATTTCCCGAACCAGCACCCTGGCCATGCGGGCCTGCCGGCCTGGACGGCCGCCGACCGGAATGTCGACGGTGAGGACATCGTGGTCTGGCACAGTTTCGGACTCACACACTTCCCGCGCGTCGAGGACTGGCCGATCATGCCCGTCGACACCGTCGGGTTCAAACTGCGTCCCGAAGGCTTCTTCGACCGCTCCCCCGTCCTCGATGTGCCGGCGCCGGAGTCAGGCGGACACTGCGAAACGGCCGGCGGCGGCTGCTGCGAGGAGTGAGCGTGGCTGAGTTCATCGTCGCCAACGGGCGCATCTTCACGAGCGATCCCTCGCAGCCGTGGGCCGAAGCCTTTGCGGTCAGGGATGGGAAGATCGGCGCGGTCGGCAGTCTCGAGGATGTGCGATCGTCAGCTGCCACCGCCGCCGAGGTGGTCGATCTCGACGGTCGGTTCGCCATGCCGGGCCTCGTCGACGTCCATGCCCACCTCGGGCTCGGCGGACGTCAGCTTGCGTTCGAACTGCAGGTTCTGCCCAGCGATGGCGTTTCCGGAATCGCGGCGAAGGTCCGCGAGTGGCTCTCCGAGTTGGAGGCCGGCCAGTGGGTGGTCGGCGGAATCGTCGGATCGACCGTGATGGACGATCTGACTCATCACGACCTGCGCACCCTCGACGAGGCGGCAGGCGGTCATCCCGTGCTTCTGCGCGATGACACGATGCACAACCGGTGGGTGAACTCTGCCGCGTTGGCGATCCTCGGCATCACGGAAGAGTCTGCCGATCCAGAGGGCGGGACGTATGTCCGCGACGCCGATGGGCGGCTCAACGGGGTTCTCACCGAGCTGGCGTGCGGTCCGGCAGAGGCAGCCGTCCTGGACGCGATCGAGGACGTGGCCGCCTACCACGCGAAGGCCATCGGCACCGCGGTGCAGACGCTGAACTCATTCGGCGTCACCGGCGTCCAGGAATCCGCGACGATGGACTATGCGCTGCGGACGCTGCACGATCTTGATTCGGCGGGCGATCTCACGGCGCATGTCGTGGCGTCGATGCCGGCTCAGCCGTTCCTCGAAGAGGGCATCACCGGTGAGGAACTGTACCTGGTCGGAGATGAGAACCACTCTGCTCATCTGCATCCGACCTTCGCCAAGTATGTGCTCGACGGTGTGCCGATGACTCGCACAGCGGCCTTGATCAATCCCTACCGGTGCCACCATCCCGACCGAGGATGATCCCAACTTCACCGGCGAGCCGCTGTGGGATCCGGACGAGCTCATCGCATCGCTGCGAGCACTGGCCGATCGAGGCCTCAACGCAAAGCTGCACGCCACAGGCGATGGCGCGGTGAGGATGATCCTCGACGCCGTGGAGGTGGTTCGGAGGGACCACGGTTGGGACACTCGATTCCACATCGCCCATGTCGAGTATGTCCATGATGACGATCTGGCTCGTTTCGCCCAGCTTCAGGTGGTCCCCGACGCCTCCCCGTATCTGTGGTTCCCCTCGGTGATGCAGGAGTCCATGGCCAAACAGGTCTCCGCTGAGACCTTCGAGCGCTCCTGGCCGCTGCGACGACTCATGGACTCCGGTGCGCTGGTCTCCTGCGGTTCGGACTGGCCGTGTGCAGCGCCGACGCCGGACCCCTGGACGGGCCTGGCCACGCTGATGACGCGGTCGAACCCCGATCCTGCGGTGACCGGTCAGCTCAATGCCGATGAGGCGCTGACGGTCGAGCAGGCTCTCGCGGCATTCACCCGCAATCCGGCTCAGGCCATGGGGTTGGGCGAGGTGACCGGCATGCTGCGCCCCGGAATGTCAGCCGACTTCATCGTGCTCGACAGGGACCCGTTCACCTCCTACCCGGCACAGCTGCATGAGACAGCGGTGCTGAGGACCTATTTCGCAGGAGATCTGGTCTACGCAGGGCGAGGGTGACCGACCTGAAGGCAGCCTGAGCCTCAGAGCTGACGGAAGAAGTCGTCCGTGGTCGCGTTGGGGTGCTTCGCCAGGGGTGTGACGTTGACGTTCATATAGGCGAACATCGGGAATCCCTGGAAGACCGAGTGGAGGAAGTCGAGGTCGTCGACCTCGTACATCGAGTAATTGGAGTACTCCCCGACCACGCGCCAGATGCCCTTCATGATTCCGCGTTCCTGAAGGTCGGCGGAGTAGGCCTTCTCCTTGACCTGGAAATCGGCTTTGGTCTCGTCCGACATCGACTCGGGGAATACGACGTCCATGCGTGCCAAGAACAGCATATGGTCCTCCTGCTCGGTTCAAGTGGGTGATTCGAGGGCCACTATAGACGCACACCGGGTGACGCAGGGCAATCGTCCACCAACTCGACGCCGAAATTGACCCTGCGCGCACGGGCCACGGCACGACTTGCCAGTGCGCGCAGAGTTCCCGTCCGGTCACTGTCACACGGTGATTCGGGTCATTAATCTGTCCCCATGAACGCCACCGATGACAGTGCAGTCGACCGAACAGGCTCGATCAGTGCGCACAGCGAGAATTTTCCCACCGACCTGCCAGACGACCATTTCGACTATCTGATCGTCGGCGCCGGATCCTCCGGATGTGTGATCGCGCG
The Brevibacterium marinum genome window above contains:
- a CDS encoding class I SAM-dependent methyltransferase; the encoded protein is MTASRNLEDYAAKMREYVQSGSDLEVDVRFVDMLADRASRILDIGCGIGSAVNGLRVKGHGAYGIDPSSEVLTVAGELYDPAWFRRIGAADISTETLVDEGLPQSFDLVLMSGNVPAFIPDLDDAVARIAEVLRPGGLLIIGTSTHARGGPSDQDSACAAADLQVEHRFGDWHLGSFDHGSPWSVSVFSRPGAGPHHGSPDGMFVLR
- a CDS encoding LysR family transcriptional regulator is translated as MELRHFAAFTAVAQELHFGRAAEALHIAQPALSQMIRSLERDLGVQLFERTTRRVRLTSSGEALLEPAQAIQAQVDGARRIARAAQEGVVGRVRIGFGGSSGYSILSRLSREVASRQPGISLDLQPQTYSGEAALAVRDGLMDLAIVSPPSPAGVDVHVIRQERVMVAVPAGHDLADRDLVSMADLAEQPFISYAPSHGSQVREVMMRLADEAGFLPHIAQEAPDPYSLLALVGAQIGIAIVVESSDHIRIDGVTYIPLAEGGDAFTLALGWRRNNPSEALARVIEIVREILPEAAEE
- a CDS encoding acyl-CoA dehydrogenase family protein codes for the protein MNYVDLDPALRPLIESYLDPADRQLLSPVLSALGADAADRLAPLADIADKNPPTLSQFDREGDRVDEIHYHHSYQQLVRAAYEEYGLSALSHRGLHGWVDVPPHLVKYILSYVFVQAEFGLACPVSMTDAAARTLRKFGEGEQIAEAIERLISTDPDRRFTGAMFMTEIQAGTDISQTSTVAEREGENWALSGRKWFASNPDADIILTLARFPGGDESTRGVGLFMLPKLRPDGTKNSYVIDRLKDKLGTRSMPSGEVTLDGAYAVQVGQLERGFRQMAEMVNTSRLSNAMRATALMRRSINEALAHARQRVVFGKPLIEAPLMRRTLLPLQAEAEAALGLVFCAGDMLQSADGGDADAAAQIRVLTPLAKHYICKRARFVTGEALEVRGGRGYIEEWPDARLVRDSHLGSIWEGSTNVIALDVLRCMRRQNTHRLLAQTMTAKLNTVTLAEAGPEIRELLTRWTAIVDRGDAILSAEADAAEALIGYYADDLAQLIMASLLLEQADSEVTRDGNFRKLLVARAFIGSTLTGDEAVVVDTLAHFEDIVDGASMIRDAVSTDAASTPAPVA
- a CDS encoding aldehyde dehydrogenase family protein, producing MSTDFTTFAGLRSSIEDSHGRELLDPATGEIVGRTREGSTADIDTAVAGARKVQPDWAGRTSKDRSELLNRAADAIEASAEALAELLSREQGKPLNGPNARFEVGACAAWLRANAAFELEPEVLVDDEDTHAELHYGPIGVVGAVGPWNWPMMISVWQFAPSLKMGNTVVLKPSEYTPLSVQALVAVVNQVLPADVLTAVPGSGEVGAALTSHADVDKIMFTGSTKTGQAIMRSAADTLARLTLELGGNDAGIVLEDADPAAIAGDLFWGAFINTGQTCAAMKRLYVPDSLYDQVCDALVEVAEQSPMGVGLEEENVLGPLQNKQQYDIVAGLVQAAKDGGARVLTGGDPQAEQPGYFYPTTLVADIDNDNPLVAEEQFGPVLPIIRYSDLEQAIGWANELEVGLGSSVWGGDLEECKKVAARLEAGTTWINKHGAVDPRIPFGGVKKSGFGLEFGLEGLKHVSVPHVIAW
- a CDS encoding MFS transporter gives rise to the protein MSNNGSASIPDTEATPAPAIDPKQGRRAGTAAFIGTTIEWFDFYIYGTASALVLGKLFFPDVSPAMGTLAAFATFAVGFIARPLGGIVFGHFGDKFGRKNTVITTLLLMGLATVGVGLLPTYEQIGFTAPILLVVLRIIQGVAMGGEWGGAVLIATEFAPPGKKILYGAFAQQGSPVGNLLATVAFLGLTYMSAENFGAWGWRIPFLASAILIVVGLYIRLKITESPEMIAATQKEPQKRTPIVELLRDHWKVVSLAIGAVVTGVAITYVKTTFALSWATTDLDFGRTEFLQIVTVALIAQVIIQPFGAILTSKINPRKAVLTMLLPELVVLPLMFVLIQTGNFGLAMLGMVLATAPHAMYYAALAGVLAQLFPTMIRYTGISVAYQVSTALFAGTAPFLSQALLGATGSIWTVVCLGLGYVILSLVCMSLLLRGKTWTDREGEPGHRAEATPESTAVR